From Dermacentor albipictus isolate Rhodes 1998 colony chromosome 8, USDA_Dalb.pri_finalv2, whole genome shotgun sequence:
TTCCCCTTGCTTTACCAATTTAACTACAATGGGGATCATATTTCGGCCACTCTCTTGGGTATTTGTGCTTGTGTATGAAGGATAGCCCTACGAGTGTTAAACAGCGCCGTTCGCCATAAAAACCGCCCGTGTACGGAacatcaggtttttttttttttcttaagagaaagctttagctcgggcccaattaaCTCCTATGccgcttattcaaatacatgcgaAACGCAGAGATGCTTTTTAGAGCTCACCCCCGGGCGGATTTAAATGAAATTTAATgtttaaaaggacgtcttgttgggcgagctGGTCACAgttcatcttggctactaggcgcgaaaacgcacgacacaaggaaggagacgggggcgctctgtcccgtctaaGACGTCCGccaaaaggacgtcttgttgggcgagttggtcacaattcatcttggctactaggcgcgaaaacacacgacacaaggaaggagacgggggcgctctgtcccgtctccttccttgtgtcgtgtgttttcgcgcctagtagccaagagAAATTTAATGCATTTTAGAAACAAAGTTACTTTCAGTCACCGTTGCAACCAAAATTCTGATGTGATGCCTGAAAATATTTACAAGTGTATTTTTGAAAAATTGTACAAATTTGTCCCTCTGCATGAAAAAcacatatcgcggttctgtaaattgcatccgtTAAAGCAtcaaagttatatatatatatatttatatatatatatatatatatatatatatatatatatatatatatatatatatatatatatatatatcatgaaaACTccgccattatcatcatcatcggaaCTCTGGCATCGGCgccagccatagagtttcctacaaaatttatGGCGCCAGCCATGGAGCGCCAGCAGTCGAAGAAGGAGAGGACGAAGTGACTCGTGAGCGCGAGCGGTGGTTCGATGCTCGGCTGGAAAGCTCTTGAGGCGCGGCTGGCCAGGACTGGGCCCTGCTGGCGTGGACCGGGGGACCGCGCCGTTCCCACATTGGCGCCCGTAACTTGGGGGGGCCCCGGCTGCGTTCCGGGACGGTGCATGACCGCGGGGAAGGCGGGCGGCACCACCCCGCCTTCCACGGCCAGTAGCGACGTCTGCCTGGCCTGGTGCGTGACCATGGCCGCGGTGGTGCGAGCTGCAGCTCTGGCGTTCGCCGAGGAGCATTTCCGCCGGCTCCTCCTCTGTCATGATCATCGGGTCTGGTATGGGACGCGGGGGCGGAGCGGTCTCCTAGCGGCTGCTGTAGCTCCCGGCGCCACCGTTGAAGGAGGGCCCTGAATGCGCGGTTACTGCATCAACGCGATGCAGTGCTACATCAACGCGACAAGTTGTCGAAGCCCGGAGACCACCAGGCGTGGCTCTCAATCCGGCGGCGCGACCGCGTCGAGCGACTCAGAGACGTCGGAGAGCGACGACGACTGGACCGTTGACGGTAGGGGAGGCGCCAAGGCGCGCGAAAGCCAGCCGTCGAAGAAAACGGCTCGGAAGAACCGCTCGTCGGGTAGCGAGGCCGAGAACAAGAACGGCGCGCGTCGTCCTCGTCCGAGCAAGGTGAAGTCTCGGTCCCTGGTGGCGGTTCCTCGGCTACCGGCCGGCGGCAGTGGTAGCGAAGACGACGATTCCGAAGAAGAGGAGTTCAATGACGGCTACGACGAGAACCTCGTGGGCGCTTGAGGTCGGTTGCCAGCGGCAGCGGAAGCGGCACCGTTCGAGCGACGACCATCGTCATCTGCGACCTTCCCCTCCTGTTAACTGCTTGGTGCGGTGCCGTCTGGTCTGCGTGCGGTGGAATGGCAGCGAGCGGGTGGCTGCCGGCGACCCTGCTGACCTGCACTCGTCAGAACGAGGTCGAGGAGGAAGACCGGACCAGGTGTGCCTCCGGGAATGGTTCAGGACCTTCTGGTTCCTGCAAGACCTCGACAGCTAGGTGGCCTCACCACCTGGTCTAACGTATCTTCGCGAAGCGTATACGTCCGGGGAGCCGGCCAGGTTTAGGGCTTTCGGGTTCCTGGAAGACCttggtgactcggacgttgcctgctCCACAGATGCTCGTTCGGTGCAGCAGTTTGCGAGGTTTGCCCACCGCCGAGGATGCGGCGCCGTCGCTGCAAGCCTCCGTGGGCCAGTGCtgtcatcgccttcgcagagagAGGGGCAGTGTGGGAACTCCGCCATCATCATCGTCGGAGCCACCGGCATCGGGGCCAGCAGTCGAAGAAGTAGGGGACAAAGTGACTAGCGAGCGCAAGCGGTGGTTCGAGGCTCGGCTGGGCGCTCTTGGGGCGCGGCTGGCCAGGACTGGGGCCTGTTGTCGAGGACTGAGGGACCGCGCCGTTCCcagaatatatatacatacagcttacgtgaatttgtcACGTACAATATTTACAATGGCTTTGCAAAAGCCACGCTCACGTAAGAACGGTATACTGGAGCGCGATGTATAAATAATAGGTCAATTTCTTTACcgtttagatgtattattagctGAAATTTACAGAATTTCGATATTATATTTTATTGCCGGGCTATAGAGTTGTGAACTTGGTAGTTTCCTTCTGGAAATTTGAGATTTTTGACAGTAGTTATAAAAATAAATTAACGAACTAAATAAGAAACCTGCTTCCAGCTGTCActggatttctttttttaagtataacaaacctcaccaaatttggtgcagtggttgcttagaaaaacgatttctcctatGGTGCCTATTCGAATGCATGCAAAACGCAGATATGCTTTTATGAGACAATCGATTGACCAATACGAATGGAATTTGATGCATTTGAGAAATAAATCAAATTTTAGTGACTAGCGAGCAAAATTTTGGTTTAGGGCTTGAAACTTTTTTGTAAGGGTTCCCAAAAAATTGAAGCACGAAATATTCAAAtgcgtaactctgcaccaaagaAAGATATCGCATGCAGTTCGATAAGCAGCAGCTTTTGGAGAATATAAAGCGCACGAATCCGATATATGAATGTGCAGCCTACATGCAATTGTTAGAAAGTTTGCGAGGGTTTAGAAAAAGTACTGACAAATTCGTGTTATATTTTAGAGTGCTGCGTAACAATCAATCATGTCCGCTTTAAATGCGTTATTAGGTGAAGTTTGCAGAATCTTGATGGCGTTCTTTTCCTGGGTTACAATGTTGTAAACTAGATATCgcatagactcgtgtaaggggcGTACCCccaacttcatcatcatcagcagcagcctggctacgcccactgcaaggctaaggactctcccacacttctccaactaccccagtcatgtgctaattgtggccatgttgtccctgcaaacttcttgatctcatccgcccacctaacttcctgccgccccctgctacgcttccattcccttggaatccagtgcgtaacccttaatgaccatcggttttcttccctcctcattacatgcactgcccatgcccatttctttttcttgatttcaactaaaatgtcattaactcgcgtttgttccctcgcccaatctgctcttttcttatcccttaacgttacacccatcattcttcgttccatagctcgttgcgtcgtcctctgtttaagtagaactcttctcgtaagcctccaggcttctgccccgtaggtgagtactggtaagacacagctgttatacacttttctcttgattgATAATGGCAATCTGGTGGTCATGATCAGAgactgcctgccaaacgcaccccagcccattcttattcttctgattatttcagtctcatgatccggatccgcggtcactacctgccctaagtagatgtattcccttacgacttccagtgcctcgctacctatcgtaaactgctgctctctttcAAGAcctttaaacattactttagttttctgcagattataatttttagacccacccttctgctttgcttgcccaggtcagtgatcatgcattCACTGGCCTGGACattcactgacctggaaaggccaAACCCCAACTTAGCTGCCCAAAATTTGGTGGAAAATTTTTCCAGCGGAGACTCAGAGGAGTTTATCTCTCCGCCGCCATCTAAGGGAGGGGAGATAAATTCCTctgacacttgctgttttcaataaaaatgtttcatcatcatcagcggagaAGCAATTACCTTCGGtgtcgccatagagtttctcagagaaactctatgggtgtcCCGATGCCGCGCGCGCACATCGGTGAATTTTCGCGCGCTGCACAGTTCCGCGGGCCACCACTAGATGGCGATAGCCATCTAGTAGCGGCATAATCTCAtaggtggcagcaatggaaaagaaacctgccatgagtaactacttaagaggaaaaaacgaaatcaggaaagaaaccatttatgataactcaaagcgaagctcattacttttcgaagcgacatcaggatgccttagaacacgcacctataaagcgagatataagaaggaagaagaaccatgtgcttgctgtggtaaagctagggaaactacggagcatgttttattagaatgtgaacacgtctacccagcggtcgatttaggcaccactggcctccttgaagcccttgggttcagagggagcagtggtaaagcaaacatgtccgcaatagacattagtaagaggcgactggaggattggtggaagaaaagt
This genomic window contains:
- the LOC139049290 gene encoding RNA polymerase-associated protein RTF1 homolog, which translates into the protein MQCYINATSCRSPETTRRGSQSGGATASSDSETSESDDDWTVDGRGGAKARESQPSKKTARKNRSSGSEAENKNGARRPRPSKVKSRSLVAVPRLPAGGSGSEDDDSEEEEFNDGYDENLVGA